The following are encoded in a window of Bradyrhizobium guangdongense genomic DNA:
- a CDS encoding histidine kinase → MWQRLSFRTQLFLPLGLSFVAALVLSGVLLQAFATGQLAEESEPGRRSTQTIAVALNSALRASDNPGKVLDAFVQSLNPTSDIQFRPVGAGPVLSAKEGLRDTHGVPQWFVDLIALQNVDAASPVMIEGRHVGDIVFMPDLSADLFEKWIGFLALAGLAAVLMLLTGLIAYFFAGAALRPLQNLGAGLTRIRGGDYATPIPVAGPPEIRQSCEEANTLAATLAQLSRDNRDLLHRLVSLQDDERRDLARELHDELGPLLFSIRAGAIALGEASPQAGHLGNSMQEVMRSVETLQQTNRRILDRLRPLYIEELGLEGSVQTLLRNFRNQAPHIGLTATIDPGLDGVKGPLAQTVYRVIQEALTNVLRHAGARNAHVEAAISGDALSVEVSDDGGGFPADNVFGRGLTGMHERVRALSGSLSLLRADERTYVRCRLPMERVRNGPASS, encoded by the coding sequence ATGTGGCAACGGCTCTCATTCCGGACTCAACTGTTTCTCCCGCTCGGCCTGAGCTTCGTCGCCGCGCTGGTCCTGAGCGGCGTGCTGCTCCAGGCATTTGCGACCGGTCAGCTTGCCGAGGAGAGCGAGCCTGGCCGGCGCTCGACCCAGACGATTGCTGTCGCTCTCAACAGCGCGCTGCGCGCCTCCGACAATCCAGGGAAGGTGCTGGACGCGTTCGTCCAATCCCTGAATCCGACCTCTGACATTCAATTCCGCCCGGTAGGAGCGGGTCCTGTGCTCTCCGCGAAGGAAGGCCTGCGGGATACGCATGGCGTACCCCAATGGTTCGTGGACCTGATCGCCCTTCAGAACGTGGACGCGGCATCTCCCGTCATGATCGAGGGCAGGCATGTCGGCGACATCGTGTTCATGCCCGACCTCTCCGCCGACCTGTTCGAGAAATGGATCGGCTTTCTGGCGTTGGCCGGCCTCGCCGCTGTGCTGATGCTGTTGACCGGATTGATCGCCTATTTCTTTGCAGGCGCCGCGCTTCGGCCCCTGCAAAACCTCGGCGCCGGCCTTACCCGTATCAGGGGCGGCGACTATGCAACGCCGATCCCGGTCGCGGGGCCGCCGGAAATCCGGCAAAGCTGCGAAGAGGCCAATACGCTGGCAGCGACGCTCGCGCAATTGAGTCGGGACAACCGCGACCTGCTGCACCGGCTGGTCTCGCTCCAGGACGACGAGCGGCGCGATCTCGCCCGCGAGTTGCATGACGAGCTCGGCCCGCTGCTGTTCAGCATCCGCGCAGGCGCGATCGCGCTGGGCGAAGCTTCACCGCAGGCGGGACATCTCGGCAATTCCATGCAGGAGGTGATGCGATCGGTCGAGACACTCCAGCAGACCAACCGCCGTATCCTCGACCGGCTGCGGCCGCTCTACATCGAGGAATTGGGATTGGAAGGCAGCGTTCAAACGCTGCTTCGGAATTTTCGCAACCAGGCGCCGCATATCGGCCTGACCGCGACGATCGATCCTGGGCTCGACGGGGTCAAGGGGCCGCTGGCCCAGACCGTCTACCGCGTGATCCAGGAGGCGTTGACCAATGTGCTGCGCCACGCCGGAGCACGCAATGCCCATGTGGAGGCGGCGATATCGGGCGATGCGCTCAGCGTCGAAGTCTCCGACGACGGCGGCGGCTTTCCGGCCGACAATGTCTTCGGCCGTGGTCTGACCGGCATGCATGAGCGCGTGCGCGCGCTCAGCGGATCGCTGTCACTCTTGCGCGCGGACGAACGAACCTATGTTCGTTGCCGTCTGCCGATGGAAAGGGTGCGAAACGGGCCGGCATCAAGCTAG
- the thrC gene encoding threonine synthase gives MTRYISTRGEAPELGFCDVMLTGLARDGGLYVPVTWPQLSCETIAGFFGRPYWEVAVEIIRPFVGGEISDAELGRMANEAYATFRHPAVVPLRQMSPHQFVLELFHGPTLAFKDVAMQLISRLMDHVLAKRGQRTTIVVATSGDTGGAAVEAFAGLENVDLIVLFPHKRISEVQQRMMTTTGAANVHALAIEGNFDDCQALVKGMFNNHRFRDATALSGVNSINWARIVAQVVYYFTSAVAAGAPARAVDFIVPTGNFGDIFAGYVAKRMGLPVRTLRIAANVNDILARTLKTGIYEVREVHATASPSMDIQISSNFERLLFEAGRRDAPAVRRLMEQLKQSGRFVLPDAMLAAIREEFDAGRADETETAAAIRAAWREAGELVDPHTAVALAVADRDTTDTTVPNIVLSTAHPAKFPDAVEAACGQRPHLPAWLEGLMTKSEHLKVMKNDQSEVERFVLSVSRAAKQGVAG, from the coding sequence TTGACTCGTTACATCTCGACCCGGGGCGAGGCCCCTGAGCTTGGTTTTTGCGACGTGATGCTGACCGGGCTCGCCCGCGACGGCGGCCTCTATGTGCCGGTGACCTGGCCACAGCTCTCGTGCGAGACCATCGCCGGCTTCTTTGGTCGTCCCTATTGGGAAGTCGCGGTTGAAATCATCCGGCCGTTCGTCGGCGGCGAGATTTCGGACGCCGAGCTCGGCCGCATGGCGAACGAGGCCTATGCCACCTTCCGTCATCCGGCGGTGGTGCCGCTGCGTCAGATGTCGCCGCATCAATTCGTGCTGGAGCTGTTTCACGGTCCGACGCTCGCCTTCAAGGACGTGGCGATGCAGCTGATCTCGCGGCTGATGGATCACGTCCTGGCCAAGCGCGGCCAGCGCACCACCATCGTAGTCGCAACGTCAGGCGACACCGGCGGCGCGGCGGTCGAAGCCTTCGCGGGCCTGGAGAACGTCGACCTCATCGTGCTGTTTCCGCACAAGCGCATCTCCGAGGTGCAGCAGCGGATGATGACGACGACGGGGGCCGCCAACGTCCACGCGCTCGCCATCGAGGGCAATTTCGACGATTGCCAGGCGCTGGTGAAGGGGATGTTCAACAACCATCGCTTCCGCGACGCGACCGCTCTCTCCGGCGTCAATTCCATCAACTGGGCCCGCATCGTTGCGCAGGTGGTCTACTATTTCACCTCCGCGGTCGCCGCCGGCGCGCCGGCGCGCGCGGTGGACTTCATCGTGCCGACAGGCAATTTCGGCGATATTTTTGCAGGCTACGTCGCCAAGCGGATGGGTCTTCCCGTCCGCACGCTGCGGATTGCCGCCAACGTCAACGACATCCTCGCACGCACGCTCAAGACCGGCATCTACGAGGTGCGTGAGGTGCACGCCACCGCCTCGCCTTCGATGGACATCCAGATCTCCTCGAATTTCGAGCGGCTGCTGTTCGAAGCGGGCCGTCGCGACGCGCCCGCCGTGCGCCGGCTGATGGAGCAGCTGAAGCAGTCGGGACGCTTCGTGCTGCCCGATGCGATGCTGGCTGCGATCCGCGAGGAATTCGACGCCGGCCGCGCCGACGAGACCGAGACTGCGGCCGCGATCCGCGCCGCCTGGCGCGAGGCCGGCGAGCTCGTCGACCCCCACACGGCAGTGGCGCTCGCGGTCGCCGACCGCGACACCACCGACACGACGGTGCCGAACATCGTGCTCTCGACCGCGCATCCCGCCAAATTCCCGGATGCGGTCGAAGCGGCGTGTGGCCAGCGGCCGCATCTGCCGGCTTGGCTCGAAGGCCTCATGACCAAATCCGAACATCTGAAGGTGATGAAGAACGATCAGTCCGAGGTGGAGCGGTTCGTGCTGTCGGTCAGCCGCGCCGCAAAGCAGGGAGTTGCCGGATGA
- a CDS encoding DUF983 domain-containing protein: MNEPTGSSETQPTVVQSALRGLACKCPRCGEGKLYAGFLTLAPSCSRCGLDYAFIDSGDGPAIFIIMLAGAIVVGCALVVEVKYQPPFWLHAVLWLPLILATTLLPLRSMKSLLIALQFHHKAAPGRLIDRAK; this comes from the coding sequence ATGAACGAACCCACCGGCAGTTCCGAAACCCAGCCCACCGTCGTGCAAAGCGCGCTGCGTGGGCTCGCCTGCAAATGCCCGCGCTGCGGGGAGGGCAAGCTCTATGCGGGCTTCCTGACTCTGGCGCCGTCCTGTAGCCGCTGCGGCCTCGACTATGCCTTCATCGATTCCGGCGATGGTCCGGCGATCTTCATCATCATGCTGGCCGGCGCGATCGTGGTCGGTTGCGCCCTCGTGGTCGAGGTCAAGTACCAGCCGCCGTTCTGGCTTCATGCCGTGCTGTGGCTGCCGCTGATCCTCGCCACCACGCTTCTGCCGTTGCGCTCCATGAAATCGCTGCTGATCGCGCTGCAATTCCACCACAAGGCAGCACCTGGCCGGCTGATCGACCGCGCGAAATGA
- a CDS encoding nuclear transport factor 2 family protein, with protein MSDFDQMGLVVDWVDACRRGDLATLLDLYADDAELKCTCNGTRLYRGRSALEAYWGPKLSAFSSAGFGLEEIHPAQNGVDLEYSIAGSLRIRASFRFSADGKIHGTLCEPAQQDAHQGCVC; from the coding sequence TTGAGCGATTTCGACCAGATGGGACTTGTCGTCGATTGGGTGGATGCCTGCCGCAGGGGCGACCTCGCGACGCTGCTCGACCTCTACGCCGACGATGCCGAACTGAAGTGCACGTGCAACGGCACGCGCCTTTATCGCGGTCGGAGCGCGCTTGAGGCCTATTGGGGACCTAAACTCAGCGCGTTCTCCTCGGCAGGATTCGGCCTTGAGGAGATCCATCCCGCGCAGAATGGCGTTGATCTCGAATATTCCATCGCGGGTTCGCTGCGCATCCGCGCCTCGTTTCGCTTCAGCGCAGACGGCAAGATCCACGGCACGCTGTGCGAACCGGCGCAGCAGGACGCGCACCAAGGCTGCGTCTGTTAG
- a CDS encoding response regulator transcription factor → MQDTAKPATKVLIVDDHPVVLSGCRTLFASDHSIRIDEASDAKSGHRAYISKRPDVTVIDISLPDLSGFELMRRIRKDDPDAKIIMFSMNDDPAFVVRAVELGAQGYVSKGDDPRILLKAVRRVVAGDNFISPQLAEAVTFSGAAIKANPASQMTPRELEILRLLGRGNKIVEVAAALGISYKTVANTTSLLKQKLGAKNHSDLIRIAVEIGMN, encoded by the coding sequence ATGCAAGATACCGCCAAGCCGGCGACCAAGGTTCTCATCGTCGACGATCATCCCGTGGTCCTGTCAGGATGTCGCACCCTGTTTGCCTCCGACCATTCGATCCGGATCGACGAGGCGAGCGACGCCAAATCCGGACACCGGGCCTATATCAGCAAGCGCCCCGATGTGACTGTGATCGACATCAGCCTGCCCGACCTCTCCGGCTTCGAGTTGATGCGGCGGATCCGCAAGGACGATCCGGATGCCAAGATCATCATGTTCAGCATGAACGATGATCCCGCCTTCGTGGTGCGTGCGGTGGAGCTCGGGGCACAAGGCTACGTCTCCAAGGGCGACGACCCCCGCATCCTGCTCAAGGCCGTGCGCAGGGTGGTCGCGGGCGACAATTTCATTTCGCCGCAGCTTGCGGAGGCCGTGACCTTCTCCGGCGCTGCGATCAAGGCCAATCCGGCCTCGCAGATGACGCCGCGCGAGCTCGAAATTCTCCGCCTGCTCGGGCGCGGCAACAAGATCGTCGAGGTCGCCGCGGCGCTCGGCATTTCCTACAAGACGGTCGCCAATACCACGTCGCTGCTCAAGCAGAAGCTCGGCGCCAAGAACCATTCCGACCTGATCCGGATCGCGGTCGAAATCGGCATGAACTGA
- a CDS encoding cytochrome c oxidase subunit 3, whose protein sequence is MATAQGKHHDYHLVDPSPWPAVGSVSAFIMAVGAISWMHHMFSAAPIVFGVGTVGVLYTMASWWGDVIKEAQYKGDHTRVVQLHHRYGMILFIASEVMFFVAWFWAYFNAALFPADAVHATRDAVFGCGLGTQAGACSVPGTWPPHGIETFDPWHLPLLNTLILLTSGTTVTWAHHALLENDRQGLKYGLILTILLGATFTCVQAYEYSHAAFSFAGNVYGATFFMATGFHGFHVLVGTIFLIVCLVRAYAGHFTPKQHLGFEFAAWYWHFVDVVWLFLFLCIYVWGHGAETMAHGAH, encoded by the coding sequence ATGGCTACCGCGCAAGGCAAGCATCACGACTACCATCTGGTCGATCCCTCTCCGTGGCCGGCTGTCGGCTCCGTCTCGGCCTTCATCATGGCGGTCGGCGCGATCTCCTGGATGCACCACATGTTCTCGGCGGCGCCGATCGTGTTCGGTGTCGGCACCGTCGGCGTGCTCTACACCATGGCGAGCTGGTGGGGCGACGTGATCAAGGAAGCCCAGTACAAGGGCGACCACACCCGCGTCGTGCAGCTGCATCACCGCTACGGCATGATCCTGTTCATTGCCTCCGAGGTGATGTTCTTCGTCGCCTGGTTCTGGGCCTATTTCAATGCCGCGCTGTTTCCGGCCGATGCCGTCCACGCCACCCGCGACGCGGTGTTCGGCTGCGGCCTCGGCACCCAAGCCGGCGCCTGCAGCGTGCCCGGCACCTGGCCGCCGCACGGCATCGAGACCTTCGATCCCTGGCATCTGCCGCTGCTGAACACGCTGATCCTGCTCACATCGGGCACCACGGTGACGTGGGCGCACCATGCCCTGCTGGAGAACGATCGTCAGGGTCTGAAATATGGTCTGATCCTCACCATCCTCCTGGGCGCGACCTTCACCTGCGTGCAGGCCTATGAATACAGTCACGCCGCCTTCTCCTTCGCTGGCAACGTCTACGGCGCGACGTTCTTCATGGCGACGGGCTTCCACGGCTTCCATGTGCTGGTCGGGACCATCTTCCTGATCGTGTGCCTGGTGCGCGCCTATGCCGGCCACTTCACGCCGAAGCAGCATCTCGGCTTCGAGTTCGCCGCCTGGTACTGGCACTTCGTCGACGTTGTTTGGCTGTTCCTGTTCCTGTGCATCTATGTGTGGGGACATGGCGCCGAGACCATGGCCCACGGCGCCCACTGA
- a CDS encoding GNAT family N-acetyltransferase, with translation MALFRLPSSGPAALAPRGNGLLLRAPQMSDFLQWAHLRETSRDYLTPWEPIWPSDDLTRSGFRRRLRRYSEDIAADRSYPFLIFRELDGAMVGGITLANVRRGIVQAGTIGYWVGQPHAHRGYMTAALRVLLPTLFGELNLHRVEAACIPTNAPSIRVLEKCGFSREGLARRYLCINGIWQDHLLFGLLHEDFRG, from the coding sequence ATGGCCCTCTTTCGCCTGCCATCCAGTGGACCCGCCGCCCTCGCGCCCCGCGGCAATGGGCTGCTGCTGCGCGCGCCGCAGATGTCGGACTTTCTGCAATGGGCGCATTTGCGCGAGACCAGCCGCGATTACCTGACGCCCTGGGAGCCGATCTGGCCGTCGGACGATCTGACCCGGTCCGGCTTTCGCCGCCGCCTGCGCCGCTATTCGGAGGATATCGCCGCGGACCGCTCCTATCCGTTCCTGATCTTCCGCGAGCTCGACGGCGCCATGGTGGGGGGCATCACGCTCGCCAATGTCCGTCGCGGCATCGTCCAGGCCGGCACCATCGGCTATTGGGTCGGCCAGCCCCATGCCCATCGCGGCTACATGACCGCGGCGCTGCGGGTGCTGTTGCCGACGCTGTTCGGCGAGCTCAATCTGCACCGGGTCGAGGCCGCCTGCATTCCGACCAATGCGCCGTCGATCCGGGTCCTGGAGAAGTGCGGCTTCTCCCGCGAAGGGTTGGCGCGCCGCTATCTCTGCATCAACGGCATTTGGCAGGACCACTTGCTGTTCGGCCTGCTGCATGAGGATTTCCGCGGTTGA
- a CDS encoding M16 family metallopeptidase: MSVEISKLASGLTVVTDNMPHLETAALGVWAGVGGRDEKPNEHGISHLLEHMAFKGTTGRSSREIVEEIEAVGGDLNAGTSTETTSYYARVMKADVPLALDVLADILANPAFEPDELEREKSVIVQEIGAAQDTPDDVVFEHLNELCYPDQPMGRSLLGTAKTLKSFNRDSLRNYLSTHYRGPDMVVAAAGAVDHSQVVAEAERRFASFDAMPGPKPQAAQFGKGGAKVVHRELEQAHLTLALEGVPQTDLSLFSLQVFTNILGGGMSSRLFQEVREKRGLCYSIYTFHAPYSDTGFFGLYTGTDPADAPEMMEVVVDIMNDSVETLTEAEIARAKAQMKAGLLMALESCSSRAEQLARHVLAYGRPQTVQELVARIDAVSIESTRDAARALLSRSRPAVVALGSGRGLDTAVSFAEGLTRARVKARLH; the protein is encoded by the coding sequence ATGAGCGTCGAGATCTCCAAGCTTGCCTCCGGCCTGACCGTTGTCACCGACAACATGCCGCACCTCGAGACCGCCGCGCTCGGCGTCTGGGCCGGCGTCGGCGGCCGCGACGAGAAGCCGAACGAGCACGGTATCTCGCATCTGCTCGAGCACATGGCGTTCAAGGGGACGACCGGCCGCTCCTCGCGCGAGATCGTCGAGGAAATCGAGGCGGTCGGCGGCGACCTCAATGCCGGTACCTCGACCGAGACGACATCCTACTATGCCCGCGTGATGAAGGCCGACGTGCCGCTGGCGCTCGACGTGCTCGCCGACATCCTGGCCAATCCCGCCTTCGAGCCGGACGAACTCGAGCGCGAGAAGAGCGTCATTGTGCAGGAGATCGGCGCGGCCCAGGACACGCCCGACGACGTCGTGTTCGAGCATCTCAACGAGCTCTGCTATCCCGACCAGCCGATGGGGCGCTCGCTGCTCGGCACCGCCAAGACGCTCAAAAGCTTCAACCGCGATTCGCTGCGCAATTATCTGTCGACGCATTATCGCGGCCCGGACATGGTCGTGGCGGCAGCCGGTGCAGTCGACCACAGCCAGGTCGTTGCCGAGGCCGAGAGGCGCTTTGCGAGCTTCGACGCAATGCCGGGACCGAAGCCGCAGGCCGCCCAGTTCGGCAAGGGCGGTGCCAAAGTCGTCCATCGCGAGCTCGAACAGGCGCATCTTACGCTGGCGCTGGAAGGCGTGCCGCAGACCGATTTGTCGCTGTTCTCGCTCCAGGTGTTCACCAACATCCTCGGCGGCGGGATGTCGTCGCGGCTGTTCCAGGAGGTGCGCGAGAAGCGCGGCCTCTGCTACTCGATCTACACCTTCCACGCGCCCTATAGCGACACCGGCTTCTTCGGGCTCTACACCGGCACCGATCCGGCCGATGCGCCTGAAATGATGGAGGTCGTGGTCGACATCATGAACGATTCGGTGGAGACGCTGACCGAGGCCGAGATCGCTCGCGCCAAGGCGCAGATGAAGGCAGGTCTGTTGATGGCGCTGGAAAGCTGCTCCTCGCGTGCCGAGCAGCTCGCCAGGCACGTGCTGGCCTACGGGCGGCCACAGACGGTGCAGGAGCTGGTGGCCCGAATCGACGCCGTCAGCATCGAATCGACCCGCGATGCGGCGCGTGCACTGCTTTCGCGCAGCCGGCCTGCGGTTGTCGCATTGGGCAGCGGCAGGGGTCTGGACACGGCGGTGTCTTTTGCGGAAGGATTGACCCGGGCGCGCGTCAAAGCTCGGCTCCACTAA
- a CDS encoding SURF1 family protein has translation MNEAARKPGVAGFMLFTLLLTAVFVALGVWQLQRRTAKHELIAALTERLAAAPVALPPPAHWAALTPARDEFRRVSFTATYAALPDAMVYSSGSAVRKDASTPGTWAFLPARLPGGEIVVIDAGFVENTMQDRSVEDRAVKKFVTGAPVVLSGYLRFPEAPGWLTPAANRDKRLWFVRDHLAIARALGWGTVAPFYVDLEQPAPENDIPRPGPLDVHLKDDHLQYAITWFALAGAVLIAFLVWLRGRRQGRLDP, from the coding sequence ATGAACGAGGCCGCGCGCAAGCCCGGCGTGGCCGGCTTCATGCTGTTCACACTGCTGCTGACCGCAGTCTTCGTCGCGCTCGGTGTCTGGCAATTGCAGCGCCGCACCGCCAAGCACGAGCTGATCGCGGCCCTCACCGAGCGCCTTGCGGCAGCGCCCGTCGCACTGCCGCCGCCTGCGCACTGGGCCGCGCTGACGCCTGCGCGCGACGAATTTCGCCGCGTCAGCTTCACCGCTACCTATGCGGCTTTGCCGGATGCGATGGTCTATTCGTCCGGCTCGGCCGTGCGCAAGGATGCATCCACCCCCGGCACCTGGGCTTTCCTGCCGGCGCGGCTGCCGGGCGGCGAGATCGTCGTGATCGATGCGGGCTTCGTCGAGAACACGATGCAGGATCGTAGCGTCGAGGATCGCGCGGTGAAGAAGTTCGTCACCGGCGCGCCTGTCGTGCTGTCAGGCTATCTGCGCTTTCCGGAAGCCCCGGGATGGCTGACGCCGGCCGCGAACCGCGACAAGCGGCTGTGGTTCGTGCGCGATCATCTGGCGATCGCGCGCGCGCTTGGGTGGGGTACGGTCGCGCCGTTCTATGTCGATCTCGAACAGCCCGCGCCCGAGAACGACATTCCGCGTCCGGGACCGCTCGACGTGCACCTGAAGGACGATCATCTGCAATACGCGATCACGTGGTTTGCGCTTGCGGGCGCAGTCCTGATCGCCTTCCTCGTCTGGCTGAGAGGACGCCGGCAGGGCCGCCTGGATCCGTAG